The Treponema primitia ZAS-1 genome includes a region encoding these proteins:
- a CDS encoding cyclodeaminase/cyclohydrolase family protein, with amino-acid sequence MGFAEKSCVDFVTVLASKDPVPGGGGASALVGAIGTALGNMVGSLTVGKKKYADVEADIIRLKKESDRLQGEFLALVQRDAEVFEPLSKAYGLPKETEAEKAEKTRVMEAALKEACSVPLEIMKKCGEAIKVIEEFAAKGSRLAISDAGVGVLFCKAALSGASLNVYINTAAMTDRSYAEDINRQTNALLAEYEALADTVFKGVKDQLK; translated from the coding sequence ATGGGTTTTGCCGAAAAGAGCTGCGTAGATTTTGTAACTGTCCTGGCGAGTAAGGATCCTGTGCCCGGCGGCGGCGGCGCTTCCGCATTGGTGGGCGCTATTGGAACCGCCTTGGGAAACATGGTGGGCTCCCTTACGGTGGGTAAAAAAAAGTACGCCGATGTGGAGGCGGACATCATCCGTCTGAAGAAGGAGTCCGACCGGCTTCAGGGGGAGTTCCTCGCCCTGGTTCAGCGGGATGCGGAGGTCTTTGAACCCCTGTCCAAGGCCTACGGTCTGCCCAAGGAGACCGAGGCGGAGAAGGCGGAGAAAACCCGGGTCATGGAAGCGGCTTTGAAAGAAGCTTGCTCGGTGCCCCTGGAGATTATGAAGAAGTGCGGCGAGGCCATCAAGGTTATTGAGGAATTCGCCGCCAAGGGCAGCCGTCTGGCCATCAGTGACGCCGGTGTTGGGGTGCTTTTTTGCAAGGCTGCCCTGAGCGGCGCCAGCCTCAACGTGTATATCAACACCGCTGCCATGACCGACCGTAGTTATGCTGAGGATATCAACCGCCAAACCAACGCGCTCCTTGCGGAGTATGAAGCCCTGGCGGATACGGTTTTCAAAGGCGTAAAAGATCAGCTGAAGTGA